ggtgaaaagtgacttatacgGTTGATCACAGACCAACTGCCTATCATCTGAGATCACAGACCAACTGCCATTGTTTTTCTTTACAAATGTTGCTTGTTTATGTATTACACTTGACAAATATTGACTAGTTACTGATAAATTTCTTTTCTTGAGCTATTGTATTAACTTCTGAGGCAATTTATGTTACTTCATgttaaagatataaactctttacttGGGAGCTCTTACTTTATTTGAGAACCTAGTAGTAGTAATGGTTGGCTGTCGTATCAGTAGAGCCGGCTAAACGGTCGGGCCGCCCGTGCCGGGGCGAATTTCCAGCGATCCGGTTCAACAGCCAGTTAACTCGTGAACAGCTCGCGAATTAGGCGATTTTAATGGTCCGACGAGTCTAGCGGTTCGGGGCGAACGACGAATAACACAAATAAAATGAATAATCGTGAATAACCGCGGGCTGCTTTGATTCGACACCACCCACCTTTTGTTGTCTTTTTTTGgcttttttttatattttgtttTTTACTTTGTACAAACAGACTTTGCATTTCTGTTACAATTTTACATTTTTTGGATTTCTGTTTTTAAATTACATTTTTTATATTGAAAAAGATTTTCGATTTATAACACATTTCAAcatttttaacaattaactcatatTTTTATTTGATAAACTAATTAAGACAAACAAATTTTATTTTTACTCGTATTTTGAAAAAGTTAGTTTTTAAAAAACAAATttgttatttttgaaaaacaaagtTAATTTTTGCAAATGAGTTACTCTGTTACAGAAGGAAAAGAGGACGATACGATATCAGTATCAGTATAAGTCAACTGATACGGTATCAATATCAGTCAACTGACATTTTTCATTTAGCCCAAAACACCTTGATATCGCGTATCTCCCTCGCTTTTTTTACGGATGGGCAAGAGTCGAACAAGTCACTGAAATTGTATCTATTCTAAACATCGTTCCGAACCGGCttaagatatcttgtaattaataaaataatcttAAAAGTATATGTAATTCTGATTTATAAGTAACTTATAAATTGTAGTCAACTATGTATTGTTCGTGTAATATCCAACTTAGCTCGTTGCGGCTTTGATTTAAATTTTGAAGAAGGGAACACCATACTTTCAAATTGATCCAAATATAATTTACTATTCAATGTAGCCGTTAATTATTTGTACTTAACAATCACGCAAGTAATTATAATTTTACGATTTTACCGATTTGGAAAATCATATTGAGATTATATGTTTCCAATTAAAATGATTCTATATTTATTACCTAACTATGGAAATTTTTATTTAGCTAGATATTACAACTAATTATACTTATCTCAAATGACATGAAAACGTGTAAAACCATATACCAAAAACAAATTAAGAAGAAACAAAGATCTTAACATATAAATGCGTGTTCATGTTATGCATCAAGAAATTTAATTATATTGATTTGCCTCATTGGCAAAGAAATCTCAGATGCGTTTACAAAAATGCACACATTTCTTATTTAGTAGTGAAAGAGCAAAAAAGAGttatatataaacacataacttccatatactttgatcttGCCCTGTTTGGTGTTTTCTACAAAAATCATACAAGGCATCATGACAAGAAAGAAGGTGAAGTTAGCATTCATCAGTAATGATGCTTCTCGAAAAGCGACATTCAAGAAAAGGAAGAAGGGGCTGATGAagaaggttggagagttgagtacCTTATGTGGTATTGATGCTTGTGCTATCATTTATAGTCACTATGAGCCCCAACCTGAAGTGTGGCCTAATACAGAAGGTGTTCAGCGTGTGTTGTCTCAGTTTAAGCGAATGCCGGAGATGGAGCAGAGCAAGAAGATGGTTAATCAGGAGAGTTTTATGCGACAGAGGATTGCGAAAGCTAATGAGCAGTTGAAGAAACAGTGTAAGGATAATAGGGAGAAGGAAATGATTGAGGTTATGTATCAGTGTTTGACGGGGAAAATTGGTTTACAAAATTTGATGATCCCGGATTTGAATGATCTTGGTTGGCTTATTGATCACAAGTTGAAGGAGATTTATAAAAGAATTGATCAGATATCGGCTACTAAGAAAAAGAATACTACTCCTGGGAAAGTTGGCTCTGGCTCTGGATCTGGCTGTGGCTCGGGATCAGCTGCTGCAATGTTGAAAGGTAAAGGAGTGGCTAATTGTGTTGATGGAACGGAAGAAAAGGCTATAGAGGGCGAGATGGAAGcaatgcagcagcagcagcagaGACCGCCTTGGTTTAGCGACTGGATCAACAGCAATAGTGGGAACAGCAGTACTGATCAGATGCTGAACCAGCAGCAACACTGCCAGAATTTGGGATTTAGTCACGGTGAGGAGATGATGATGCCCTGTGGAGATGCGCAGAATGGTGGCATGTGGTCAAGTGCATTCTTTCCATAGTTTCCAATCAAGGAGAAGCAGATGAAAGGATTTGTGTGACAGTGCTGGTTACTTGTGTTTTTGTTGTTTTTTGGATCAACCTTGAGGATAATGGTTAAAAATACCCATTTTTGGGTTGAATTTGCTCAAAATATCCATTTTCAAAAAATATGCTCAAATGCTAATTACACGCATTTGAGAATACTAAAGATACGCATTTCGTATTATCATTGGTATACGCATAAAAAATATGCTCAAATGCGTATTACACGCATTTGAGAATACTAAAGATACGCATTTCGTATTATCATTGGGATACGCATTTGTCAAATGCGTATcacaaaaatataaaaaaaataaaaactggATACTCATTTGACAAATGAGTATTTAGTACAAAACATGATAATCATATGGCAAATGCGTATCCAAACGAATATTTTCAGCACTACACTCCCAGAATGGATATTTTCAGCATTTTGCaccaaaaaaatattatttttaacattcTTTCGAACTTTGAAGGATATTTGTTTTGCTTTTAATAAATTTCTATCTGGTGTGTTCTTATTTTTGCGTTGCTACAATAATTCCATTGCTTGttatattctttttttttcttcgtTATTTTTATACATTAATAACTTCAAGGTATattaaatctattatatatataatagagcaaatgAGGTTGGGTGCGACAATTTATTCAATGTGAAATGACTATTTTAACCCTTGTTCTATTTATTATTTCTTATTTAATATTCATTAATAGCTAATCTTCATTAAAGTATATGAATTTTTTTGTAATTAATAGCTACACACACttacatatatatgtatacatatgttattttcaatgatataaaatttaaaatgtgATAAATTTAATTAAGAATTAAAAATCTGAGataataattaacataaaaattaCATCAATTTTTTAGTGACATGTAATAAATTAATTGTGGTTTAAGAGAAATCATCACCAAATAATTTTAGGGTACACTTGCAaaacataatatttttaaattgtttAACATTTAATACGATTTTTTATGGCATACTTTAAACATCAAATACTTACCTATAAATGAGACAATAATATAATCACATATATATCTTCATGTATCTGTAATATTACATAAAATTATTATCAATATAATACAAAAAACGTATTTTACAGTTCAAAATATATTTTGTCACGTGTATAGTATATAGTCACATATACACTACACTATGCACGTGTATTACACAAAATTACCCCAATACAACACAAAAAAATTATTCTACAGTATCAAATATGAAGAGGCAAGTCGACAATAATATAACTGCTATTAGAAATTTTTTTCAAATACAACATAGAGTAAAATAAGGTTGATAATTCTCAATATTTATCATTAATTTAAGTTTTTAAATATgccaaaaaaaatattaaaattaattaaaaaaattataatattttagaacatgttgtgcctcgcacgggttatagAGCTAATTATAGAAGTATAGGTAAAGTTTAG
This DNA window, taken from Apium graveolens cultivar Ventura unplaced genomic scaffold, ASM990537v1 ctg8522, whole genome shotgun sequence, encodes the following:
- the LOC141705085 gene encoding agamous-like MADS-box protein AGL80, whose translation is MTRKKVKLAFISNDASRKATFKKRKKGLMKKVGELSTLCGIDACAIIYSHYEPQPEVWPNTEGVQRVLSQFKRMPEMEQSKKMVNQESFMRQRIAKANEQLKKQCKDNREKEMIEVMYQCLTGKIGLQNLMIPDLNDLGWLIDHKLKEIYKRIDQISATKKKNTTPGKVGSGSGSGCGSGSAAAMLKGKGVANCVDGTEEKAIEGEMEAMQQQQQRPPWFSDWINSNSGNSSTDQMLNQQQHCQNLGFSHGEEMMMPCGDAQNGGMWSSAFFP